The proteins below come from a single Aegilops tauschii subsp. strangulata cultivar AL8/78 chromosome 6, Aet v6.0, whole genome shotgun sequence genomic window:
- the LOC109732443 gene encoding serine/threonine-protein kinase D6PK — protein MEVVDKIAEPEGPSVATAQQPNNLELPASAVIDAAREGEGTEQPDEKDPSAEFGESFRFRGEESSDEGGQSSFSGASHPPEPIDVDLMSTVYVSVDEEKPGPPGCLLRGPSAKAPSMEEIAVHATDVKNPNVVGLVEEMKVPGAPVPEPPGEAAPSTRPSSEKDRVCGASLPPGGNGSPHSGSDSAGVLAATSIRHSCTSTSRTGSIASEPVVTAGRRTQDSAKGSFRGSSTESMKTSASQASDSSDDSRWSNNVTGAASKPHKGNDPRWRAILAVRARGGALGMSHFRLLRRLGCGDIGSVYLSELSGTRCHFAMKVMDKASLASRRKLSRARTEREILQLLDHPFLPTLYTHFETDRFSCLLMEFCPGGDLHALRQRQPRKHFSEYAARFYAAEVLLALEYLHMLGVVYRDLKPENVLVRDDGHIMLSDFDLSLQQCAVSPTLVRAPACDSDPRRAGGAFCVRPSACMEPSAACVQPACFMPRLFGQRSMRRRQGSELGQGVPELVAEPTAARSMSFVGTHEYLAPEIIKGEGHGSAVDWWTLGVFLHELLYGRTPFKGSGNRATLFNVVDQQLRFPESPSTSYAARDLVRGLLVKEPQQRLGVKRGAAEIKQHPFFEGVNWALIRCSTPPEVPKHVEAEPPAKCGPTHQPPASKTVIGAAEVKSGGKFLDFEFF, from the exons ATGGAGGTGGTTGACAAGATTGCCGAGCCAGAGGGCCCTTCGGTGGCCACTGCTCAGCAGCCAAATAATTTAGAGTTGCCAGCATCAGCAGTGATAGATGCAGCTAGGGAAGGGGAGGGCACAGAGCAGCCCGATGAGAAGGACCCGTCGGCAGAATTCGGGGAGAGCTTCCGGTTCCGGGGCGAGGAATCGTCGGATGAGGGTGGCCAAAGTTCGTTCTCCGGGGCGAGCCACCCGCCGGAGCCAATTGATGTGGATCTTATGAGCACCGTGTATGTTTCGGTTGACGAGGAGAAGCCCGGGCCACCGGGGTGCTTGCTGCGAGGCCCGTCAGCCAAAGCACCGTCCATGGAAGAAATCGCTGTCCATGCGACGGATGTGAAGAACCCCAATGTGGTTGGTTTGGTTGAAGAGATGAAGGTGCCCGGTGCCCCTGTTCCAGAGCCTCCTGGCGAGGCCGCGCCCTCAACTCGGCCGTCGTCGGAGAAGGATCGCGTGTGTGGTGCATCCCTCCCTCCCGGTGGCAATGGCAGTCCTCACAGCGGCAGTGACAGCGCCGGTGTCCTCGCTGCCACAAGCATCAGGCACAGCTGCACAAGCACAAGCAGAACCGGATCCATTGCCAGTGAGCCCGTGGTGACCGCCGGGAGGAGGACGCAAGACAGCGCAAAGGGCAGCTTCCGAGGCAGCTCAACGGAGAGCATGAAGACCAGCGCGAGCCAAGCGAGCGACAGCAGCGACGACAGCCGCTGGAGCAACAACGTCACCGGCGCCGCCAGCAAGCCGCACAAGGGCAACGACCCTCGGTGGCGGGCGATCCTCGCCGTCCGGGCCCGGGGCGGCGCGCTCGGGATGAGCCACTTcaggctgctgaggcggctgggGTGCGGCGACATCGGCAGCGTGTACCTGTCGGAGCTGAGCGGGACGAGGTGCCACTTCGCGATGAAGGTGATGGACAAGGCGTCGCTGGCGAGCAGGAGGAAGCTGAGCAGGGCGCGGACGGAGAGGGAGATCCTGCAGCTCCTGGACCACCCGTTCCTCCCCACCCTGTACACGCACTTCGAGACCGACCGCTTCTCGTGCCTGCTCATGGAGTTCTGCCCCGGCGGCGACCTGCACGCGCTGCGGCAGCGGCAGCCGCGGAAGCACTTCTCCGAGTACGCGGCGAG GTTTTATGCTGCGGAGGTGCTCCTGGCTCTGGAGTACCTGCACATGCTGGGGGTGGTCTACCGGGACCTGAAGCCGGAGAACGTGCTGGTGCGCGACGACGGCCACATCATGCTCTCCGACTTCGACCTGTCGCTGCAGCAGTGCGCGGTGTCGCCGACGCTCGTCAGAGCTCCGGCGTGCGACTCCGACCCCAGGAGAGCAGGCGGCGCCTTCTGCGTGCGGCCCTCCGCCTGCATGGAGCCCTCCGCGGCCTGCGTCCAGCCCGCGTGCTTCATGCCCAGGCTGTTCGGCCAGAGGAGCATGAGGCGGCGGCAGGGTTCCGAGCTCGGGCAGGGCGTGCCGGAGCTGGTGGCGGAGCCGACGGCGGCGCGGTCCATGTCGTTCGTGGGGACGCACGAATACCTGGCCCCGGAGATCATCAAGGGCGAGGGCCACGGCAGCGCCGTCGACTGGTGGACCCTGGGCGTCTTCCTGCACGAGCTGCTCTACGGCAGGACGCCCTTCAAGGGGTCGGGCAACCGCGCCACGCTCTTCAACGTCGTCGACCAGCAGCTGCGCTTCCCGGAGTCGCCGTCCACGAGCTACGCCGCCAGGGACCTCGTCAGGGGCCTGCTGGTCAAGGAGCCGCAGCAGCGGCTCGGCGTCAAGCGGGGCGCCGCCGAGATCAAGCAGCACCCCTTCTTCGAGGGCGTCAACTGGGCGCTCATCCGGTGCAGCACGCCTCCCGAGGTGCCCAAGCACGTCGAGGCCGAGCCACCGGCCAAGTGCGGGCCGACCCACCAGCCTCCGGCGAGCAAGACGGTGATCGGCGCCGCCGAGGTGAAGTCCGGCGGCAAGTTCCTCGACTTCGAGTTCTTTTAG
- the LOC109732431 gene encoding transcription initiation factor TFIID subunit 4b isoform X2 → MNPSYQLSQPKLETGVSENENFIQQEEHHYQPEQEQPRCENQLQQAEANSFQLAEKGTDYVGQQSLTGSMEDVAQPSGDQQHVNPVVGQQAPHGAQETRKRGYQPSIPFNMLIPILQAHLDRDKDMQLQSVWAKLRRNEVHKDDFLRVIRNIVGDQMLKQAAHKVFAQMQAQAQRNNNQGNANQHPSSSLASTAASGSAKLPDQLVRMPTPPNQGHKSQASSSPQNFVPLSGTQMQSSMHYFAHDNSIQKPDVKGVHAVPNRPPGMSLPIPLQTSNKQLQPTEIQQASQQLYGTTNTPQSYPRPTSGSMPLRPQSQAPETRPPFHPHGRIPAKIGTVPTHPTMQQNASARQMQQNKDIKNNAYNPSANTKQGSEPAGKARQVGPGGPSAKLQGKQAAPKTSTPPAARTKKSGGQKKSLETAGSAPPPTSKRQKTAGAFQEQSIDQLNDVTAVSGVNLREEEEQLLSAPKEESPATEAARRIVQEEEENLFLQKGPLLKKLAEIVLKSNLKNAGADVGRCLSMCVEERLRRFISTLIRVSKQRTDAEKTGHRLVITSDVGRQILQMNQKAKEEWDKKQAETDKNKKQTEDGGSGGAELEKEKEESRPKNAKPNKEEDDKMRTTAANVAARQAVGGSDMFSKWQLMAEQAKQKRAPAPRPSHVSGKGSAERSEASKRSHLAAFGTGGTERQGKGLFANRHSHGPQRTVSVKDVICVLEREPQMTKSRLIYRLYERLPGESTTD, encoded by the exons ATGAATCCATCATATCAGTTGTCTCAACCAAAATTGGAAACTGGAGTTTCAGAAAATGAAAACTTTATCCAACAGGAGGAACACCATTACCAGCCAGAACAAGAGCAGCCACGTTGTGAGAATCAACTGCAGCAGGCAGAAGCAAATAGCTTCCAGTTGGCAGAAAAAGGAACAGACTATGTTGGTCAGCAGAGTTTGACAGGCTCCATGGAAGATGTCGCTCAGCCTTCAGGAGATCAGCAGCATGTAAATCCAGTTGTCGGTCAGCAAGCACCACATGGTGCCCAGGAAACAAGGAAGAGGGGATATCAGCCATCTATACCATTTAATATGTTGATTCCAATCCTACAGGCGCATCTTGACAGAGATAAAGACATGCAGCTTCAATCTGTATGGGCAAAACTTAGG CGTAATGAAGTCCATAAAGATGATTTCTTAAGAGTCATAAGGAATATCGTTGGGGATCAAATGCTCAAGCAGGCGGCCCATAAAGTTTTTGCACAG ATGCAAGCTCAGGCACAACGAAATAATAACCAGGGAAATGCAAATCAACATCCTTCGTCATCTCTAGCATCTACAGCTGCGAGTGGATCGGCAAAATTGCCTGATCAGCTTGTTCGCATGCCCACCCCACCTAACCAGGGTCACAAAAGCCAGGCATCATCTTCACCTCAGAACTTTGTGCCACTTTCAGGCACACAAATGCAAAGCAGTATGCATTACTTTGCTCATGATAATTCTATCCAAAAGCCAGATGTAAAGGGGGTGCATGCTGTGCCGAATCGACCACCTGGTATGAGCCTGCCAATTCCACTGCAGACAAGTAACAAACAGCTGCAACCCACGGAAATCCAGCAAGCCTCACAGCAATTATATGGAACTACTAACACCCCTCAGTCGTACCCTCGGCCAACCAGTGGTTCGATGCCTCTTAGACCACAGAGTCAAGCGCCTGAAACACGACCTCCCTTTCATCCTCATGGAAGGATTCCTGCGAAAATCGGAACTGTTCCTACTCATCCGACAATGCAACAGAATGCATCGGCAcgccaaatgcaacaaaacaagGATATAAAAAATAATGCTTATAACCCAAGTGCTAATACAAAACAAGGTTCTGAGCCTGCAGGCAAGGCCCGCCAGGTTGGCCCAGGAGGTCCTTCGGCGAAATTGCAAGGAAAGCAG GCGGCCCCTAAAACATCTACACCACCTGCTGCAAGGACTAAGAAATCGGGTGGCCAGAAGAAATCATTGGAAACGGCTGGTTCAGCACCACCACCAACCAG CAAAAGACAAAAGACAGCTGGAGCCTTCCAGGAACAAAGCATCGATCAACTTAATGATGTCACAGCTGTTAGTGGTGTTAATCTTAGG GAAGAAGAGGAACAACTGCTCTCTGCCCCCAAGGAAGAGAGCCCAGCCACAGAAGCAGCACGGAGAATCGTacaggaggaggaagaaaaccTCTTTCTGCAGAAGGGCCCTCTTCTGAAGAAATTGGCAGAAATTG TTCTTAAATCTAACTTGAAGAACGCTGGCGCTGATGTTGGACGTTGTTTATCAATG TGTGTGGAGGAGCGACTGCGAAGATTCATAAGTACTCTCATAAGAGTTTCAAAGCAG AGAACCGATGCAGAAAAGACTGGTCATCGACTAGTTATTACTTCAGATGTCGGCCGTCAAATTTTGCAGATGAACCAGAAAGCTAAAGAAGAATGGGACAAAAAGCAAGCAGAAACTGACAAGAACAAGAAACAGACTGAG GATGGGGGCAGTGGTGGCGCAGAATTGGAGAAAGAAAAAGAGGAAAGCCGTCCAAAGAATGCGAAG CCCAACAAAGAAGAAGACGATAAAATGAGAACAACAGCTGCAAATGTTGCTGCTCGGCAGGCAGTTGGAGGAAGTGATATGTTTTCAAAGTGGCAGCTGATGGCCGAACAAGCTAAGCAGAAGCGGGCACCAGCTCCAAGACCATCCCATGTATCTGGAAAAGGGTCTGCAGAACGCAGTGAGGCTTCAAAGAGGAGCCATCTTGCGGCCTTCGGAACTG GAGGCACGGAAAGGCAAGGCAAGGGTTTATTTGCGAATCGGCACTCGCATGGGCCTCAGCGAACTGTTTCTGTGAAGGATGTAATCTGCGTCCTGGAGAGGGAGCCTCAGATGACGAAATCGCGGCTGATATATCGGCTGTATGAGCGATTGCCTGGAGAGTCCACCACAGATTAG
- the LOC109732431 gene encoding transcription initiation factor TFIID subunit 4b isoform X1 — MSSPPPEAVGDAGAPSSSGTLPQDISDVSKSTVDQLQAADQKASGQSIQQAGQPHMNPSYQLSQPKLETGVSENENFIQQEEHHYQPEQEQPRCENQLQQAEANSFQLAEKGTDYVGQQSLTGSMEDVAQPSGDQQHVNPVVGQQAPHGAQETRKRGYQPSIPFNMLIPILQAHLDRDKDMQLQSVWAKLRRNEVHKDDFLRVIRNIVGDQMLKQAAHKVFAQMQAQAQRNNNQGNANQHPSSSLASTAASGSAKLPDQLVRMPTPPNQGHKSQASSSPQNFVPLSGTQMQSSMHYFAHDNSIQKPDVKGVHAVPNRPPGMSLPIPLQTSNKQLQPTEIQQASQQLYGTTNTPQSYPRPTSGSMPLRPQSQAPETRPPFHPHGRIPAKIGTVPTHPTMQQNASARQMQQNKDIKNNAYNPSANTKQGSEPAGKARQVGPGGPSAKLQGKQAAPKTSTPPAARTKKSGGQKKSLETAGSAPPPTSKRQKTAGAFQEQSIDQLNDVTAVSGVNLREEEEQLLSAPKEESPATEAARRIVQEEEENLFLQKGPLLKKLAEIVLKSNLKNAGADVGRCLSMCVEERLRRFISTLIRVSKQRTDAEKTGHRLVITSDVGRQILQMNQKAKEEWDKKQAETDKNKKQTEDGGSGGAELEKEKEESRPKNAKPNKEEDDKMRTTAANVAARQAVGGSDMFSKWQLMAEQAKQKRAPAPRPSHVSGKGSAERSEASKRSHLAAFGTGGTERQGKGLFANRHSHGPQRTVSVKDVICVLEREPQMTKSRLIYRLYERLPGESTTD, encoded by the exons GTACTTTGCCACAGGACATAAGTGATGTGTCCAAATCTACAGTTGATCAGCTGCAAGCAGCAGATCAGAAAGCAAGTGGCCAGTCAATCCAGCAGGCAGGGCAACCACATATGAATCCATCATATCAGTTGTCTCAACCAAAATTGGAAACTGGAGTTTCAGAAAATGAAAACTTTATCCAACAGGAGGAACACCATTACCAGCCAGAACAAGAGCAGCCACGTTGTGAGAATCAACTGCAGCAGGCAGAAGCAAATAGCTTCCAGTTGGCAGAAAAAGGAACAGACTATGTTGGTCAGCAGAGTTTGACAGGCTCCATGGAAGATGTCGCTCAGCCTTCAGGAGATCAGCAGCATGTAAATCCAGTTGTCGGTCAGCAAGCACCACATGGTGCCCAGGAAACAAGGAAGAGGGGATATCAGCCATCTATACCATTTAATATGTTGATTCCAATCCTACAGGCGCATCTTGACAGAGATAAAGACATGCAGCTTCAATCTGTATGGGCAAAACTTAGG CGTAATGAAGTCCATAAAGATGATTTCTTAAGAGTCATAAGGAATATCGTTGGGGATCAAATGCTCAAGCAGGCGGCCCATAAAGTTTTTGCACAG ATGCAAGCTCAGGCACAACGAAATAATAACCAGGGAAATGCAAATCAACATCCTTCGTCATCTCTAGCATCTACAGCTGCGAGTGGATCGGCAAAATTGCCTGATCAGCTTGTTCGCATGCCCACCCCACCTAACCAGGGTCACAAAAGCCAGGCATCATCTTCACCTCAGAACTTTGTGCCACTTTCAGGCACACAAATGCAAAGCAGTATGCATTACTTTGCTCATGATAATTCTATCCAAAAGCCAGATGTAAAGGGGGTGCATGCTGTGCCGAATCGACCACCTGGTATGAGCCTGCCAATTCCACTGCAGACAAGTAACAAACAGCTGCAACCCACGGAAATCCAGCAAGCCTCACAGCAATTATATGGAACTACTAACACCCCTCAGTCGTACCCTCGGCCAACCAGTGGTTCGATGCCTCTTAGACCACAGAGTCAAGCGCCTGAAACACGACCTCCCTTTCATCCTCATGGAAGGATTCCTGCGAAAATCGGAACTGTTCCTACTCATCCGACAATGCAACAGAATGCATCGGCAcgccaaatgcaacaaaacaagGATATAAAAAATAATGCTTATAACCCAAGTGCTAATACAAAACAAGGTTCTGAGCCTGCAGGCAAGGCCCGCCAGGTTGGCCCAGGAGGTCCTTCGGCGAAATTGCAAGGAAAGCAG GCGGCCCCTAAAACATCTACACCACCTGCTGCAAGGACTAAGAAATCGGGTGGCCAGAAGAAATCATTGGAAACGGCTGGTTCAGCACCACCACCAACCAG CAAAAGACAAAAGACAGCTGGAGCCTTCCAGGAACAAAGCATCGATCAACTTAATGATGTCACAGCTGTTAGTGGTGTTAATCTTAGG GAAGAAGAGGAACAACTGCTCTCTGCCCCCAAGGAAGAGAGCCCAGCCACAGAAGCAGCACGGAGAATCGTacaggaggaggaagaaaaccTCTTTCTGCAGAAGGGCCCTCTTCTGAAGAAATTGGCAGAAATTG TTCTTAAATCTAACTTGAAGAACGCTGGCGCTGATGTTGGACGTTGTTTATCAATG TGTGTGGAGGAGCGACTGCGAAGATTCATAAGTACTCTCATAAGAGTTTCAAAGCAG AGAACCGATGCAGAAAAGACTGGTCATCGACTAGTTATTACTTCAGATGTCGGCCGTCAAATTTTGCAGATGAACCAGAAAGCTAAAGAAGAATGGGACAAAAAGCAAGCAGAAACTGACAAGAACAAGAAACAGACTGAG GATGGGGGCAGTGGTGGCGCAGAATTGGAGAAAGAAAAAGAGGAAAGCCGTCCAAAGAATGCGAAG CCCAACAAAGAAGAAGACGATAAAATGAGAACAACAGCTGCAAATGTTGCTGCTCGGCAGGCAGTTGGAGGAAGTGATATGTTTTCAAAGTGGCAGCTGATGGCCGAACAAGCTAAGCAGAAGCGGGCACCAGCTCCAAGACCATCCCATGTATCTGGAAAAGGGTCTGCAGAACGCAGTGAGGCTTCAAAGAGGAGCCATCTTGCGGCCTTCGGAACTG GAGGCACGGAAAGGCAAGGCAAGGGTTTATTTGCGAATCGGCACTCGCATGGGCCTCAGCGAACTGTTTCTGTGAAGGATGTAATCTGCGTCCTGGAGAGGGAGCCTCAGATGACGAAATCGCGGCTGATATATCGGCTGTATGAGCGATTGCCTGGAGAGTCCACCACAGATTAG